The following proteins are encoded in a genomic region of Drosophila bipectinata strain 14024-0381.07 chromosome XL, DbipHiC1v2, whole genome shotgun sequence:
- the LOC108119689 gene encoding retinol dehydrogenase 12 — MSSAPGSGSGTPFPPGFDPAAESAEKTLCFRGFWAWFVLILLIVVFVSAIMWLLRKFIQGPIYRKTNRIDGKVVIVTGCNTGIGKETALELAKRGARVYMACRDPGRCEAARLEIMKKSQNQQLFNRTLDLGSLQSVRNFVERFKAEETRLDLLINNAGVMACPRSLTADGFEQQLGVNHLGHFLLTNLLLDRLKQSAPSRIVVVSSAAHLLGRINRDDLMSEKKYSKFLGAYSQSKLANILFTRKLATMLKDTGVTVNCCHPGVVRTELNRHFSGPAWMKSALEVLSIYLIKTPKAGAQTTLKLALDPSMEGSTGGYYSDCIRWPLVPWARSTDTADWLWRESEKLVGLPPSSPTNESPANNGTSNGNGSSGPGAMQSVDTVVVNRS; from the exons ATGTCCTCAGCACCTGGATCTGGATCAGGCACACCCTTTCCACCTGGTTTCGATCCCGCGGCCGAGTCTGCTGAGAAGACTCTCTGCTTCCGGGGATTCTGGGCCTGGTTTGTGCTGATTCTTCTCATAGTCGTCTTCGTTTCGGCCATAATGTGGTTGCTGCGCAAGTTCATCCAAGGACCCATATACCGCAAGACCAACAGAATAGATGGAAAG GTCGTAATCGTTACGGGATGCAATACGGGTATTGGAAAAGAGACCGCTCTAGAGCTGGCCAAGCGAGGAGCTAGAGTCTACATGGCCTGTCGGGATCCGGGACGTTGCGAGGCCGCCCGCCTGGAGATCATGAAGAAGAGCCAAAACCAACAACTCTTCAACCGCACCCTGGACCTGGGCTCGCTGCAGTCCGTCCGGAATTTCGTGGAACGCTTCAAGGCCGAGGAGACCCGGCTGGATCTGCTGATCAACAATGCCGGCGTTATGGCCTGTCCCCGCTCCCTGACCGCTGACGGATTCGAGCAGCAACTGGGCGTCAATCACCTGGGCCACTTCCTGCTCACCAACCTCCTGTTGGATCGCCTCAAGCAGAGTGCCCCCAGCCGGATTGTGGTGGTCAGTTCGGCGGCCCACCTGTTGGGGCGGATCAACCGTGACGATCTGATGAGCGAGAAGAAGTACAGCAAGTTCCTTGGAGCTTACAGCCAGTCCAAGTTGGCCAACATCCTGTTTACCCGCAAACTGGCCACTATGCTCAAGGATACGGGCGTGACGGTGAACTGCTGCCATCCGGGAGTGGTGCGCACGGAGCTGAATCGCCACTTTTCCGGCCCCGCCTGGATGAAGAGCGCCCTCGAGGTGCTGTCCATCTATCTCATCAAGACGCCCAAAGCTGGTGCCCAAACAACACTAAAGCTGGCCCTCGATCCCTCGATGGAGGGCTCCACGGGCGGCTACTATTCGGATTGTATTCGCTGGCCGTTGGTGCCGTGGGCGAGGAGCACCGACACCGCCGACTGGTTGTGGCGGGAAAGTGAGAAGCTGGTGGGGCTACCCCCCTCCTCCCCTACAAACGAATCACCTGCCAATAACGGTACCAGCAACGGAAACGGAAGCTCCGGACCCGGAGCCATGCAATCAGTGGACACAGTGGTGGTGAATCGTTCATAG